From the genome of Gilliamella sp. wkB7, one region includes:
- a CDS encoding TonB-dependent siderophore receptor — translation MRSKYKSTCFIATLVSLASHNANAEITNSLTHKASDSDDVMVVTAAEQTKQALGVSVISQKDLSKMPPKNDISEIIRTMPGVSLTGNSTSGQRGNNRQIDIRGMGPENTLILVDGKPVKSRMSVRYGWRGERDTRGDTNWIPADIIERIDVLRGPAAARYGDGAAGGVVNIITKQPAKEWHGSLNSYINVPSHSEEGSTKRTNFLLTGGLTDNLSVRLYGNINKTDADEWDINKKHQINPNSVSAGREGVRNKDLNGLLRWDITDKQSIEFETSISRQGNIYAGDTQNNNPNQLVSRFYNDETNKMIRQNYSITHQAYWDNGLNTISYIQFEKTHNTRLNEGLAGGTEGRFDKDSFSTIKYNNVTLHNETSFPLTMVIPQTMTVGGEYNHQKMKDPTSNNQSVEEGGSISWIKDKMRSENSSANLWGVFIEDNIELTQTTMLTPTLRYNHQSKSGGNWSPSLNLSQELGDYFSLKLGIARAYKAPNLYQTNPNYLLYSRGQGCHGAGGSCYLIGNKNLKAETSVNKEIGLEFHNNDGLIAGITYFRNDYHDKIDSGTKVVGHAQGGKNKFSNSNIFQWQNVPKSVVEGLEGSLTIPVTSTVNFRNNLTWMLQSKNKKTGDYLSIIPKYTLNSSIDWQTTDKLSLLTKVTWFGKQKPKKYDYLGDEATDSATHQLSPYAILNFSGQYQFNKNFTLTAGIDNVFNKRLFREGNSTTLKNPVNGIVTVKGAGAATYNEPGRTFFVSTKLSF, via the coding sequence ATGCGTTCAAAATATAAATCGACTTGTTTTATTGCCACACTTGTTAGTCTTGCAAGTCATAATGCTAATGCTGAGATCACAAATTCATTAACTCATAAAGCGAGTGATTCAGATGATGTTATGGTTGTGACAGCAGCAGAGCAAACTAAACAAGCATTGGGTGTTTCGGTTATCAGCCAAAAAGATCTGAGCAAAATGCCGCCCAAAAACGATATTTCTGAAATTATTCGTACTATGCCAGGTGTCAGTTTGACGGGTAATTCAACAAGTGGTCAACGTGGTAATAATCGACAAATTGATATTCGAGGAATGGGGCCTGAAAATACGCTCATTTTAGTTGATGGAAAACCAGTAAAAAGTCGTATGTCTGTTCGATATGGTTGGCGCGGTGAGCGAGACACAAGAGGCGATACGAATTGGATACCTGCAGATATTATTGAAAGAATTGACGTGCTTCGTGGTCCAGCAGCCGCACGTTATGGTGATGGTGCGGCTGGAGGTGTAGTAAATATTATAACTAAACAACCCGCTAAAGAGTGGCATGGATCTTTAAATAGTTATATTAATGTACCATCTCACAGTGAGGAAGGTTCAACAAAAAGGACTAACTTTTTATTAACAGGTGGATTAACCGATAATCTAAGTGTGCGCCTATACGGCAATATCAATAAAACCGATGCTGATGAATGGGATATAAACAAAAAACATCAAATTAATCCGAATTCGGTCAGTGCAGGACGGGAGGGGGTGCGCAATAAAGATCTCAATGGCCTATTGCGGTGGGATATTACTGATAAACAATCAATTGAATTTGAAACTAGCATTAGCCGACAAGGAAATATTTATGCTGGAGATACACAAAATAATAATCCTAATCAATTGGTGAGTCGTTTTTATAATGATGAAACTAACAAAATGATTCGTCAAAATTATTCAATAACTCATCAAGCATATTGGGACAATGGCTTAAATACAATATCTTATATTCAATTTGAAAAAACACATAATACCCGTTTAAATGAAGGTTTAGCTGGTGGAACTGAAGGTCGATTTGATAAAGATAGTTTTTCTACCATCAAATATAATAATGTTACTTTACATAATGAGACCAGCTTCCCATTAACTATGGTGATCCCCCAAACTATGACTGTTGGTGGTGAGTATAATCATCAAAAAATGAAAGATCCAACCTCAAATAATCAATCCGTTGAAGAAGGAGGAAGCATATCTTGGATCAAAGATAAAATGCGTAGTGAAAACTCCTCAGCTAATCTTTGGGGTGTGTTTATCGAAGATAACATTGAACTGACACAAACTACCATGCTTACACCTACATTACGATATAATCATCAAAGTAAATCAGGTGGTAACTGGAGTCCAAGTTTGAACTTATCCCAAGAATTAGGCGACTATTTCAGTTTAAAACTTGGTATTGCTAGAGCTTATAAAGCACCTAACCTATATCAAACTAACCCAAACTATCTTCTTTATAGTCGTGGACAAGGTTGTCATGGTGCGGGTGGCAGTTGTTATTTAATTGGTAACAAAAATTTAAAAGCGGAAACAAGCGTGAATAAAGAAATTGGGCTTGAGTTTCATAATAATGACGGATTAATTGCTGGCATAACTTATTTCCGTAATGACTATCATGATAAAATTGATTCTGGCACAAAAGTGGTTGGTCATGCACAAGGTGGAAAAAATAAATTTAGTAATTCAAATATCTTTCAATGGCAAAATGTGCCTAAATCTGTTGTAGAGGGATTGGAAGGCAGCTTGACGATTCCCGTTACTTCAACAGTCAACTTTCGAAATAACCTAACTTGGATGTTGCAGTCAAAAAATAAAAAGACTGGCGATTATTTATCAATAATACCAAAATATACTTTGAATTCATCAATAGATTGGCAAACAACCGATAAATTGTCGTTGTTAACTAAGGTCACTTGGTTTGGTAAACAAAAACCGAAAAAATATGATTATCTTGGGGATGAGGCTACGGATAGTGCAACTCACCAACTTAGTCCTTATGCTATTTTAAATTTTAGTGGGCAATATCAATTTAATAAAAACTTTACGTTAACGGCTGGAATAGATAATGTGTTTAATAAGCGCTTATTCCGAGAGGGTAATTCCACAACGTTAAAAAATCCTGTAAATGGTATCGTAACCGTTAAGGGAGCAGGAGCAGCAACATACAATGAACCAGGTCGAACATTTTTTGTAAGTACTAAACTTTCATTCTAG
- a CDS encoding alpha/beta hydrolase: MPRFILLYIIMLLVITGCQSKSISTNNVVIPNAQTEIFHSTASGDYKVSIYTPNKPTPKGGWSIIYLLDGDNYFLTANDIIKSQACERCILQEGIIVAIDYLNQTRRDFDFLPKPDHFVFETLPNNQINLSGKYGGADAFYDFLTKELKPEMEKRYKINLKQQAIFGHSYGGLFNLYIFLTKPVIFNTYVVSSPSMWFSDGYMFKVLSKYLLDNQPPLINPVNLLISVGGAEQSLLPFDSKLPKEKQNLLLKHRQNRKMVDNSKHLFDQLKQAKIHNLNLSYKVYPQQSHKTAAIIALQDSIQINFNVH, encoded by the coding sequence ATGCCACGTTTTATTCTGTTATATATAATAATGCTTTTGGTCATAACAGGTTGCCAATCAAAATCCATTTCTACAAACAACGTGGTTATTCCTAATGCTCAGACTGAAATATTTCATTCAACGGCAAGTGGTGATTATAAAGTTTCTATTTACACTCCTAATAAACCTACACCGAAAGGTGGTTGGTCAATTATTTATCTTCTTGATGGTGACAATTATTTTTTAACAGCAAATGACATTATTAAAAGCCAAGCTTGTGAGCGTTGCATTCTTCAAGAAGGTATAATTGTCGCAATTGACTATCTTAATCAAACACGTCGTGATTTTGATTTTTTACCTAAACCAGATCATTTTGTTTTTGAGACCTTACCGAATAATCAAATTAATTTATCGGGTAAATATGGTGGAGCAGATGCGTTTTATGATTTTTTAACAAAAGAACTTAAACCTGAAATGGAAAAACGCTATAAGATTAATTTAAAACAGCAAGCTATTTTTGGACATTCATACGGTGGATTATTTAATTTATATATTTTTTTAACAAAACCAGTGATTTTTAATACCTATGTGGTATCGAGTCCATCTATGTGGTTTAGCGATGGATATATGTTTAAAGTATTATCGAAATACTTATTAGATAATCAGCCACCACTCATTAATCCCGTCAATTTACTTATCTCTGTAGGGGGAGCTGAACAATCTTTACTTCCTTTTGATAGCAAGTTACCCAAAGAAAAGCAGAATCTCTTATTAAAGCATCGGCAAAATCGTAAAATGGTGGATAATTCGAAACATCTATTTGATCAATTAAAACAAGCTAAGATTCATAACTTAAATTTAAGTTACAAAGTTTACCCGCAACAATCCCATAAAACAGCTGCGATTATAGCATTACAAGATAGCATTCAAATAAATTTTAACGTTCATTAA
- the ribB gene encoding 3,4-dihydroxy-2-butanone-4-phosphate synthase: MNQFNLNEFGTSIERVKKAIASIKAGSGVLVLDDEDRENEGDVIWAAETITTQQMALTIRYGSGIVCLCMPQSFCDKLELPMMVANNTSKNHTAFTITIEAAKGVTTGVSAADRVTTVKAAVADNAKPSDLNHPGHVFPLVAKEGGVLNRRGHTEASVDLVSLAGFKPAAVICELTNDDGTMARAPQVVEFAKQHHLPVVTIEDIVAYRNTFSV, translated from the coding sequence ATGAATCAGTTTAATTTAAATGAATTTGGAACATCAATTGAGCGAGTAAAAAAAGCTATTGCTTCAATTAAGGCAGGATCTGGGGTATTAGTTTTAGATGATGAAGATCGCGAAAACGAAGGCGATGTCATTTGGGCGGCAGAAACAATTACAACTCAACAAATGGCACTAACTATTCGATATGGAAGTGGTATCGTTTGCCTATGTATGCCACAATCTTTTTGTGACAAATTAGAATTGCCTATGATGGTCGCCAATAATACCAGTAAAAATCATACTGCTTTTACCATTACAATTGAAGCCGCTAAAGGTGTTACTACTGGAGTATCTGCAGCAGATAGAGTAACGACTGTAAAAGCCGCCGTTGCTGATAATGCGAAACCTAGTGACTTAAACCATCCTGGTCATGTATTTCCATTAGTTGCTAAAGAGGGCGGTGTTTTGAATCGCCGAGGGCATACTGAAGCATCAGTTGATTTGGTTTCATTAGCAGGTTTTAAACCAGCTGCTGTAATTTGTGAGTTAACTAATGATGATGGAACGATGGCAAGGGCACCGCAAGTTGTCGAATTTGCCAAACAGCATCATTTACCCGTTGTCACAATTGAAGATATTGTTGCTTATCGGAACACTTTTTCAGTCTAA
- a CDS encoding ABC transporter permease subunit gives MIILIVYSFNSSRLVTVWAEFSTKWYFELVHNQALLKAVGLSLSIAAGAASLAIVLGTLAAFAIIRFKRFRGSNLFSFMTTAPLVMPDVITGLALLLLFVGMGQVLGWPKERGAMTIWMAHATFCTAYVTVVISARLRELDKSIEEAALDLGANPLKVFFIITLPMIAPALVSGWLLAFTLSLDDVVIANFVTGPGAMTLPKLIFSKVRLGVDPQVNALATIILLIVGIIGFISWLWMRRAEKRHLREIRMS, from the coding sequence ATGATTATTTTAATCGTTTATTCGTTCAATAGTTCAAGACTTGTTACAGTTTGGGCTGAATTTTCGACCAAATGGTATTTTGAATTGGTTCATAATCAAGCGTTACTTAAAGCGGTAGGATTAAGTTTGAGTATTGCTGCAGGGGCTGCTTCGTTGGCAATAGTACTTGGTACTTTAGCTGCTTTTGCCATTATTCGTTTTAAACGATTCCGTGGCTCTAATTTATTCTCTTTTATGACAACCGCACCGCTTGTTATGCCTGATGTAATAACTGGTCTAGCATTATTATTACTATTTGTTGGAATGGGGCAAGTGCTTGGTTGGCCTAAGGAACGAGGAGCAATGACCATTTGGATGGCTCATGCAACGTTTTGTACTGCATATGTGACCGTTGTTATTAGTGCTAGATTACGAGAGTTGGATAAGTCAATTGAAGAAGCCGCATTAGATTTGGGCGCAAATCCATTAAAGGTATTTTTCATTATCACCTTACCTATGATTGCCCCAGCTCTTGTTTCTGGTTGGTTATTGGCATTTACTTTATCGCTTGATGATGTGGTTATCGCGAATTTTGTGACGGGACCAGGTGCAATGACGTTACCGAAACTTATATTTTCGAAAGTACGTTTAGGTGTGGATCCACAAGTTAATGCGTTAGCAACGATTATATTGTTAATTGTGGGTATTATTGGTTTCATTTCATGGCTTTGGATGCGACGTGCTGAAAAACGACATTTACGTGAAATTCGTATGAGCTAA
- the potG gene encoding putrescine ABC transporter ATP-binding subunit PotG — protein sequence MITPLLEIKNLTKVFNDDYYAVDDVNLTIYTGEIFALLGASGSGKSTLLRMLAGFEQPTSGQIILDGKDLSQVPPYNRPINMMFQSYALFPHMTVEQNIAFGLKQDRLDKSEIKHRVEEMLALVHMEQFGKRKPHQLSGGQRQRVALARSLAKRPKLLLLDEPMGALDKQLRDRMQLEVVSILEQVGATCVMVTHDQEEAMTMAGRIAIMNKGQFVQIGEPEEIYEHPNSRYSAEFIGSVNVFDGILQETLEDGLIISCPMIKQPLKVDYDSPAVEGVPIQVALRPEKIKLCDEIPKEGYNFATGEVVEIAYLGDLSIYHVKLESGQIIIAQLQNEHRYRKGMPTWGDVINLSWEIDSCVVLTE from the coding sequence ATGATAACTCCATTATTGGAGATCAAAAATTTAACGAAAGTTTTCAATGATGATTATTATGCTGTTGATGATGTAAATTTAACCATTTATACCGGAGAAATTTTTGCTTTATTAGGTGCTTCGGGTAGTGGTAAATCAACATTATTGCGGATGCTTGCTGGTTTTGAACAACCAACGTCTGGACAAATTATTCTCGATGGTAAGGATTTATCACAAGTCCCTCCTTATAATCGTCCTATAAATATGATGTTTCAATCGTATGCTCTTTTTCCTCACATGACGGTTGAGCAAAATATAGCTTTTGGTCTAAAACAAGACAGACTAGACAAGAGTGAAATTAAGCATCGTGTTGAAGAAATGTTAGCACTTGTGCACATGGAACAATTTGGTAAGCGCAAGCCACACCAATTATCAGGTGGTCAAAGACAACGTGTCGCATTGGCAAGAAGTTTAGCGAAAAGACCTAAATTACTCCTGTTGGACGAACCAATGGGGGCATTAGATAAACAACTGCGTGATCGAATGCAGCTTGAAGTCGTTAGTATTTTAGAGCAGGTTGGCGCTACATGTGTAATGGTTACTCATGATCAAGAAGAAGCCATGACAATGGCAGGGCGTATTGCAATTATGAATAAAGGACAATTTGTTCAAATTGGTGAGCCTGAAGAAATCTATGAACATCCAAATAGTCGTTATAGTGCTGAATTTATTGGCTCGGTTAATGTATTTGACGGTATTTTGCAAGAAACATTAGAAGATGGCTTAATCATCAGTTGCCCTATGATTAAACAACCTTTAAAAGTGGATTACGATTCACCTGCTGTTGAAGGTGTTCCAATTCAGGTTGCCTTACGACCAGAAAAAATTAAACTTTGTGATGAAATACCAAAAGAAGGCTACAATTTTGCAACCGGTGAAGTGGTTGAAATAGCCTATTTAGGTGATCTCTCTATTTATCACGTTAAATTGGAAAGTGGACAAATTATTATTGCTCAACTACAAAACGAACATCGCTATCGTAAAGGTATGCCAACTTGGGGCGATGTCATTAACCTCAGTTGGGAAATTGATAGTTGCGTTGTACTTACTGAATAA
- a CDS encoding extracellular solute-binding protein yields MFTQRKTILSIIAGVSLALSQSAIAKDRVVHFYNWAGQIGNSTISDFEKSTGIKLVYDVYDSNEALEGKLMAGHSGFDVVSPSDSFLERQIKADIYLPLDKSKLPNWKNLDPNLMKLMANHDPDNKYAIPYVWMTTGIGYNIDKVKERLGDNAPVDSWDLVFNPENMEKLKDCGVAFLDAPTEIFSSALKYLGKDPNSTDAKDYTGATYELLSKVRPYIRYFHSSQYVTDLANGDICVILGWSGDILQARDRANEAKNGVHIGYQIPKEGALVFFDTFAIPKDSANPDEAYELLNFILKPEIAAQVTNDVNFASANKVANDQFVKPEVKNDPAVYPRPEVMEKLFTLTVKEPKLERVITRTWTKLKTGK; encoded by the coding sequence ATGTTTACTCAACGTAAAACAATTCTTTCAATCATAGCTGGTGTTTCACTAGCATTATCTCAATCTGCTATAGCTAAAGATCGCGTTGTGCATTTTTATAATTGGGCAGGTCAAATTGGTAATAGCACTATCAGCGATTTCGAAAAATCGACTGGAATCAAACTTGTTTATGATGTGTATGACTCTAATGAGGCTCTTGAAGGTAAGCTAATGGCTGGTCATTCTGGTTTCGATGTCGTTTCACCATCGGACAGTTTTTTAGAAAGACAAATTAAAGCTGATATTTATCTACCATTAGATAAAAGTAAATTGCCAAATTGGAAAAATCTTGATCCAAATTTAATGAAATTAATGGCTAACCATGATCCAGATAACAAGTATGCGATCCCTTATGTATGGATGACTACAGGTATCGGTTATAACATTGATAAAGTTAAAGAACGTCTAGGAGATAATGCTCCTGTTGATAGTTGGGATTTAGTTTTTAACCCTGAAAATATGGAAAAACTTAAAGATTGTGGTGTGGCATTTTTAGATGCTCCAACTGAAATCTTTTCAAGTGCTCTGAAATATTTAGGCAAAGATCCAAACAGTACAGATGCAAAAGATTATACTGGTGCAACTTATGAATTGTTGTCGAAAGTCAGACCATATATCCGTTATTTCCATTCATCTCAATATGTTACTGATTTAGCAAATGGTGATATTTGTGTGATTTTAGGATGGTCTGGAGACATTTTACAAGCTCGTGATAGAGCTAATGAAGCAAAAAATGGTGTGCACATTGGTTATCAAATCCCGAAAGAAGGCGCGTTAGTTTTCTTTGATACATTTGCTATTCCAAAAGATTCTGCAAATCCTGATGAAGCTTATGAGTTATTAAACTTCATTCTGAAACCAGAAATTGCTGCACAAGTGACTAATGATGTTAACTTTGCAAGTGCGAATAAAGTTGCAAACGATCAGTTTGTTAAACCAGAAGTGAAAAACGATCCTGCGGTTTATCCAAGACCGGAAGTAATGGAAAAGCTATTCACTTTAACAGTGAAAGAGCCAAAACTTGAACGTGTGATCACTCGCACATGGACAAAACTTAAAACGGGCAAATAA
- the eco gene encoding serine protease inhibitor ecotin yields MRKLLLLVLMSVVLPACSTTPKLTNSVQNANDTAPYPDAMVGYTRYAIHLPSLADENKARVEILIGKEMNADCNTRSLGGLVKQEELKGWGYNYYVVDKANNDISTLMACPTGTNKNQFVTMNHNLGLLDYNSRLPIVFYVPNDLTVKYRVWQTNSKLLQASAE; encoded by the coding sequence ATGAGAAAATTATTGTTATTGGTGTTAATGAGTGTAGTGTTACCTGCATGTTCTACAACTCCAAAACTCACCAATTCAGTTCAAAATGCGAATGATACCGCACCATATCCGGATGCTATGGTTGGCTATACTCGCTATGCAATTCACCTTCCTTCATTAGCTGATGAAAATAAAGCGCGAGTTGAAATTTTAATTGGCAAAGAGATGAATGCTGATTGTAATACACGCAGTTTAGGTGGTCTCGTTAAGCAAGAAGAATTAAAAGGATGGGGTTACAACTATTATGTTGTTGATAAAGCAAATAATGATATTTCAACACTTATGGCTTGCCCTACTGGTACTAATAAAAATCAATTTGTTACTATGAATCATAATTTAGGATTATTAGATTATAATAGTCGTTTACCAATTGTGTTTTATGTACCAAATGATTTAACAGTTAAATATCGTGTTTGGCAAACAAACTCTAAATTACTTCAAGCGAGCGCTGAATAA
- the ydiK gene encoding AI-2E family transporter YdiK, with translation MPAEKNTYDLLKLILNLLLIGLLIIITYRVVEAFLFGFFWAVMVVIATWPLMIKIQKKMFNKRWLSLTIMALILALVCIIPFLLIISSVAQNGHHLIEWAKSLSHHELPTFDWLESIPTFGPELHQNWLNIIKTDGSDLISSIQPYIGTLIGWLLSQVTNISIFIFHAGVMIIFSLLLYLKGEMITKYVYLFANRLSKQYGAITVTLAGQSIRAVALGVVVTAITLALIGGISFIITKMPLAGVLTLVLFICCVAQIGPVIVMLGCIIWQFWNGHTLSGIILIVVAIILTTLDSVMRAYLIKKGADLPFLLILFGVIGGLLSFGLMGLFIGPVVLALTYKIIQTWINEQS, from the coding sequence ATGCCAGCAGAAAAAAATACCTATGATTTATTGAAGTTAATTTTAAACTTATTACTGATAGGATTACTAATCATTATTACCTATCGTGTTGTTGAAGCTTTCTTATTTGGTTTTTTTTGGGCTGTTATGGTAGTTATAGCGACATGGCCATTAATGATAAAAATCCAGAAAAAAATGTTTAATAAACGCTGGTTATCGTTAACAATAATGGCATTAATTTTAGCACTTGTCTGTATTATTCCATTTCTTTTAATTATCAGCAGTGTTGCACAAAATGGTCACCATCTCATTGAATGGGCCAAATCTTTATCACATCATGAATTACCTACATTTGATTGGCTGGAAAGTATCCCGACTTTCGGACCAGAACTTCATCAAAATTGGCTAAATATCATTAAAACGGATGGTTCTGACCTGATCTCCAGTATTCAACCTTACATTGGAACGCTAATAGGTTGGTTGTTATCACAAGTAACCAACATCAGTATATTCATCTTTCATGCTGGTGTCATGATCATTTTCAGTTTATTACTTTACCTTAAAGGTGAAATGATTACCAAATACGTTTATTTATTTGCTAATCGTTTATCTAAACAATATGGTGCCATTACCGTAACACTAGCAGGACAATCAATTCGTGCAGTAGCACTTGGCGTGGTAGTAACGGCAATCACTCTAGCCCTAATTGGTGGAATCAGTTTTATTATAACAAAAATGCCACTAGCTGGCGTTTTAACACTGGTGTTATTTATCTGCTGTGTTGCACAAATCGGCCCTGTCATTGTCATGCTCGGTTGTATCATTTGGCAATTTTGGAATGGCCATACTCTTTCAGGAATTATATTAATTGTTGTAGCAATTATTTTAACCACTCTTGATAGTGTAATGCGTGCATATTTAATAAAAAAAGGGGCTGATTTACCATTTTTACTGATTTTATTTGGGGTAATCGGTGGTTTACTCAGCTTTGGTTTAATGGGATTATTTATTGGTCCAGTGGTATTGGCATTGACGTATAAAATCATTCAAACATGGATTAATGAACAATCTTAA
- the pssA gene encoding CDP-diacylglycerol--serine O-phosphatidyltransferase, with protein MRIPFIKYNHQKHLNELAKIQQNADQYSILYNPKAYRQALLEKIKNAQFRIYIVALYLEQDEAGQEILNALYQAKIINPNLDIKVFVDWHRAQRGRIGEDKTHTNARFYHQMKLLHPDVDVPVYGVPINRREVLGVLHLKGFIIDDTVIYSGASLNNVYLHKLDHYRYDRYHLITNKLLAQSMIDYIDNNFLPSDALQRLDVSEHKSRKQIKGEIKVLRQHLSETNYQYTNNANNNELSVSPIAGLGRNNSLNKTIHHLINSAQQKVTLCTPYFNLPNILVRDIIRLLRKGKQVEIIIGDKEANDFYIPEDKPFNISGGLPYLYEIYLRNFIERLQSYVDKEQLIIRLWKDNDQTYHLKGVWVDNEWMLITGNNLNPRAWRLDLENGILIHDPKQELQEQIIHELDTIRQKTTLITHFQQIQASQFYPKRVHKLIKRLSRIRVDKVIKRLL; from the coding sequence ATGAGAATACCTTTTATTAAATATAATCACCAAAAGCATCTTAATGAATTAGCAAAAATCCAGCAAAATGCAGATCAATATAGTATTTTGTATAACCCTAAAGCATATAGGCAAGCTTTACTTGAAAAAATCAAAAATGCCCAATTTCGAATTTATATTGTTGCACTCTATTTAGAACAAGACGAAGCTGGACAAGAAATACTTAATGCTCTTTACCAAGCAAAAATAATCAATCCTAATTTAGATATTAAAGTCTTTGTAGATTGGCATCGTGCACAACGTGGTCGAATTGGAGAAGATAAAACGCACACCAATGCGCGTTTTTATCACCAAATGAAATTGCTGCATCCTGATGTCGATGTTCCGGTATATGGTGTTCCAATTAATCGTCGTGAAGTACTTGGGGTTTTACATCTTAAAGGATTTATTATTGATGATACAGTTATTTACAGTGGTGCTAGCCTGAATAACGTATACCTGCATAAACTCGATCATTATCGTTATGACAGATATCATCTTATTACCAATAAATTACTTGCACAAAGCATGATTGATTATATCGATAATAACTTTTTACCTTCTGACGCTTTGCAACGTTTAGATGTTTCAGAACATAAATCACGCAAGCAAATTAAAGGCGAAATTAAAGTATTACGTCAACATCTTTCTGAAACGAATTATCAATATACCAATAATGCAAATAATAATGAATTATCCGTATCACCGATTGCAGGCTTAGGTCGAAATAATTCATTAAATAAAACCATTCACCATTTAATTAATTCAGCACAACAAAAAGTGACTTTATGCACGCCCTATTTTAATCTGCCAAATATCTTAGTTCGTGACATTATTCGTTTGCTTAGAAAGGGCAAACAAGTTGAAATTATTATTGGTGATAAAGAAGCGAATGACTTTTATATTCCTGAAGACAAACCATTCAATATTTCCGGCGGTTTACCTTATTTGTATGAAATTTATTTAAGAAACTTTATTGAACGATTGCAGTCATATGTTGATAAGGAACAGTTAATTATCAGATTATGGAAAGATAATGATCAGACCTATCATTTAAAAGGGGTTTGGGTTGACAATGAATGGATGTTAATTACCGGTAACAATCTTAATCCAAGAGCATGGCGTTTAGACCTTGAAAATGGTATTTTGATTCATGATCCTAAACAAGAATTACAGGAACAAATCATCCATGAGCTTGATACAATACGCCAAAAAACGACATTAATTACACATTTTCAACAGATTCAAGCGAGTCAATTTTATCCGAAGCGCGTTCATAAATTAATAAAAAGATTGAGCCGAATCCGCGTAGATAAAGTGATCAAGCGTTTGTTATAA
- a CDS encoding sugar-binding transcriptional regulator, whose protein sequence is MDIFEDKQETELLTEIAVAYYEYEQTQEEIAKRFGISRIKVGRLLKKARSEGIVEINVKYHPIFSSRIEQQFINSFGIKRALIALDHQDEDEQRRQVAALVTNYLSSVLKKGVTVAVGQGRNVAAIASHVGVFPEKQCKFICGIGGTQRVGEIIDADHISRSLARKFNASSETLYAPAYVENRELKEAFIQNRVIKDTLERAAKADIALVGIGDMNENSYMVQLGWFTPQEITHATLKQGVVGDIAGYGFFDINGDPVDTAMNDRVIGLSIDELRNIPCVIAIASENTKATAILGALRSGVIDIIATSASNARTVLNLQQNQIK, encoded by the coding sequence ATGGATATATTTGAAGATAAGCAAGAAACAGAGCTACTTACCGAAATTGCTGTCGCTTACTATGAGTATGAGCAGACTCAAGAAGAGATTGCCAAGCGATTTGGTATTTCTCGCATTAAAGTCGGTCGGTTACTTAAAAAAGCAAGATCTGAAGGAATTGTAGAAATTAATGTTAAATATCATCCAATATTTAGTTCAAGAATCGAACAACAATTTATTAATAGTTTTGGTATAAAACGAGCGCTAATTGCTTTAGATCATCAAGATGAGGATGAACAACGCAGACAAGTAGCCGCACTTGTGACTAATTATTTATCGAGTGTTTTAAAAAAAGGTGTGACAGTGGCGGTTGGACAAGGTCGTAATGTTGCCGCGATTGCAAGTCATGTGGGTGTTTTTCCTGAAAAACAGTGTAAATTTATTTGCGGAATTGGTGGTACCCAAAGAGTTGGAGAAATTATTGATGCCGATCATATTAGCCGAAGTTTAGCTAGAAAATTTAATGCGAGCAGTGAAACGCTTTATGCGCCAGCCTATGTTGAAAATCGAGAGCTTAAAGAAGCTTTTATTCAAAATAGAGTCATCAAAGATACATTAGAACGAGCAGCCAAAGCAGATATTGCGTTAGTCGGTATTGGTGATATGAACGAAAATAGTTACATGGTGCAATTGGGGTGGTTTACTCCCCAAGAGATAACTCATGCAACTTTGAAGCAAGGTGTGGTAGGCGATATTGCGGGTTATGGTTTTTTTGATATCAATGGGGATCCCGTTGATACGGCTATGAATGATCGAGTAATTGGTCTTAGCATAGATGAACTCCGTAATATCCCGTGTGTTATTGCCATAGCTTCTGAAAATACTAAAGCAACAGCGATTTTAGGCGCGCTTCGCTCTGGTGTTATAGACATTATTGCAACCAGCGCATCAAATGCTCGAACGGTACTCAATTTACAACAAAATCAGATTAAATAA